AGATAAAGACCTTCTTCATTTTTTTGATAGCCGAGCTTTTCAAGCAGAAGGATCAACTCTTCATGGCAGCCATGAATATCTCCGATGATATCGATACCATGCCCGATGTCTTTTTCAAGAGGATTCGTATCCCTGCTGACCTCTAGGTTTTCTGCTTCCTTAATCGTGTAGACCGAGGAAAAGCCTTCTTTTTTCAGATTTCGCTTTTCTCTTTTGAACGTTTGGCATTGCTGCCTGATACGCCTTTTTCCCCTTGGATGCTCTCTTCCCTCATCCCTAGCAAGAAGTACTTCTTCAGGGGTATCGAGCACAATCGCCTGAATGGGTACATGATGCTTTTTGGCAATCGCGATATATCGCTTCCTATCGTCTGGGTGAAGGTTGGTTGCATCGATCATGGTCAATTTATTCAAGCGGCATCTAGCCTCAATGACGGCATCCATCACGGAAAAGGCTTCCCCTGAAATCGCTTGATATTCGTCCATCAAACTGTCCGCCTCGTCCTTTGCCCGATCACGCCAATCAATGAATTCGATGTCACTGACCATAATCCTGAAATCATCCGAACCTATGACCTCCGAGGATACAATCTCTTCTTTTTCGATCATGCTTTTTAATAAAGTCGATTTACCGCTATTGGATGGACCAACCAACAAGACAATCCCTGCATATGGCAATACGATAGACATTATTCGTCCACCTTCCTTTCAAACACGCACATTTGTGTCGGACAGCCTTGCGTGGCATGCTCTTCACCAATTCCTTCGAAGCGAAGGTCGTAGTGGCCGCGATGATTCCGGGCTGCACACCACTGTTGAAATTCGGCCCTTGTCCACTCGAAACGATGATCCGCATGTCGAAGAACGTCATCCATATCGTAAACCTCGTTATATTCTTGGTTTGGCGTTGTAAGGATCAGGGCTTTCGGCTGATAATCGTGCAAGATCGTATCCATCACCTTCGGAAGGCGATGTTCGTCGATATGCTCGATGACCTCACATAAAATGATGGCATCCTTGTTCTTTAACCTGTCATCATAATAAAAAAGTGAGCCCCAAAGTGTCTCGGGCACGACGAATGTTTCTTTATCCTTCACTTTATCAAATCTTCCCAATGCTTTGAGAGAGGCGGATTGGGATGGCTCGACGGCCAGGATTTCCTTGATTCCCTCGACAAAACCGAGCCGTACGGAAAGCTTTCCTTCGCCTGAACCAAAATCGACCACGCTTCTTGCATTCATATCCCTTACCGCATCAACGATTTTTTCATAGCGAAGGTCATTCAACCGAACCTTGCTTTCTTTTTCAGCCTTCATCTTTTCAGGCTTCTTATTCTCGACAATACTGTATACTTCCTTGAATCGAAGGGATTGGCGATAAATGAAATCACGCATGGGATGCTTCTCTAGCCAGCCCTCCCCATATCTTTCAAGTTTTTCGATTTCCTTTTCATCAATGTAATAATGCTTATAATCGTCGATGACCGGAATCAGAACAAACAAATGCCTTAACCCTTCCTGTAACGTCTTCAGCCCCTTCAAGGAAATAAATCTTGCCGAACTCTTCTCCTTCATATCGAAGGAATATTGGATTTCGGGACGCGTAATGGTCACTTCATAGCCAATCGGCCCGAATAGATCACATAATTGCTTGTCCGATAGAGCGGAAACGACCGGGCCGAAGTCGAACTGGAACGCAAACGGATGTGTCACCCACTCTGCATAATCCTCCTTCGGCTGCCCATTCAACGCTGTCCCCAATGCAGACCTGATCAATGAGCAAAAAATGCTGCTAACCGCAAATTCGCGATCATTTATGTAGTGGGTAATATCATACGAATTAGCATCGCTTTTCACTAATTCCAAGGGGTCCGGGGTAACAAAGATGGTCGCCTCCAACTCCGTTTCCGAGCACTTACTATAAAAAAGGCGCACTAAATGCCCTTTATGATTTCTTTCATACAGGTTATTCGGGTTCTTCGACAATAAGTAAGAAATCGCCTTAACATTGTCCCCCGTCGCCATAATCGTCAGCTGCATGTAAAACACTCCTTTCGAAAAAACAATTTCCAGTTAAAAAGGACTAGTAACCCTAATCTTACCACAAAATGAAAGAGCTTTTCCGATATGTTCGAGTTTTCGGTGCCTTAAATATAGGACGACAAAACGTAAAGGAAAATGGTGAATTGTGGGTTTTTCCATACTCAGCTTCTCCAATCAACTAGTTCGTTTTAAAACAATATTCTTTTTGTTGACAAAAAACTAGTTACTTTCCACTAAAATCCGTTCCATTCAAAAGAAAAATGCAGGTTCCTATAGCTTGTTATCAAAACTCTTGGCTAACACATTACAATTGACAAGTGGTTAAGTACTTGCTAATCTAAAACGGACAGCTGTCCACTTTGTGTTTTGCAAGTGCAGGTATTTATGGTTTTAAAGTTAGCAAATAGAAATAAGGGAGGTAATATGATGAGTTATATTCAAGTTACTCATACTAATAAATCGTATAAGCTCGGCATGAAAGAGAAAGTACAGGTGTTGCACGATGTGAACATATCCTTTCAAAAAGGGGAATTCGTATCCATTTTAGGAGAGTCTGGGAGTGGGAAATCCACTCTTATGAATATCATCGGTGGCATGGATCGTGATTTTGAAGGAGATGTTTCAGTAGATGGAAAGAAGCTTGGACAAATGAAAGAGAAGGAAATTGATGATTACCGCAAATTGAAAATTGGTTTCATCTTTCAAAGCTTCAACTTAATCAGTCACTTATCTGTGTTGGAGAATGTCATGATGACCATGCAAATGACGAATAGACCACGCAGTGAACAACTTGCGAAAGCTAAACAAATATTGACAGAATTAGGATTGGAGAAACATCTAGACAAAAGGCCAAATCAGTTATCGGGAGGTCAAAAACAAAGAGTGGCAATTGCCAGGGCCTTGTCCAATGATCCAGATATCATTTTGGCTGATGAGCCGACTGGAGCATTGGATAAGAAAAACAGTGCACAAATCATGGAGCTTCTGGATGGAATCGCAAAAAAGGGGAAACTTGTCATCACCGTCACGCACTCCCAAAAAGTGGCTAATTACGGTTCGCGCATCATCACAATGGATGATGGAAGGGTTGTAAAAGATGAACAGTTAAAAGATGCATATCCTGCCAATGAACGTACGGAGCAGACAAAGACAAAAAGTCTCGGCTTACCGGCGGCGATTAAAATGGCTGCAAAAAATGTGAGATTAAATAGTAAGCGAAATGTGTTGGTCTCTTTTGGCGGGGCGATCGGCATTTTGAGCGTCATCCTTATGCTTGGACTCGGAAGTGGCGTAACAAAATATATAAACGATGAGATCAGTTCCAGTCTGAACCCGAACGTCATTCAAGCTACAAAAGCTCCGGAACAAGGAAAAGAAGAGTCAAAACAAACACCTTTGCCAAATCCTATCCAAGAAACCGAACCAATCACAGCAAAAGACTTAGAAAAAGCAAAACGCATAAAACATGTGAAGAGCGTAGATCAAGTTTTCACATTGACTTTAAGCAGTTCCATCAACTATAACAAAGGATCGGCTGATATTGTCAGCTTTCAAACGATGAATAGCGCTGTGAAAGAAAGTGATTTGATAGATGGGAAGCTGCCAAAAAAAGGCGAGATTCTATTATCTGATACGCTGGCTAAAAAATTGTCTGACTCTCCGAAAAGTTTGATTGGAAAGAAAGCGACTTTTTATGTGAAGACGAAGGATCAAAAAGATCGGCCTGTTGTTCTGGAAAAGGAAACGACTGTCTCCGGATTAATAAAAGGTCAGATGAATCAAGATACAGCCTACACCACCTATGATACGATTGAGGATATGTATGAATCAAAGGAGTTGCAGGTGTCTGCGTCGCAGCTCGATGTGACTGTCGACGACGAGAAGAATGTAGATAATGTGCAGGCAACTATGGAAAAGAAAGGATTCACAAGCACAGGAGTCGGAAGTATTTTGAACCAGGTGACAACATACTTGAATCTGGCGACAGCTTTGCTTGCAGGAGTAGCTGGCATTTCGTTGCTTGTATCGTCAATCATGATCATTGTTGTCCTTTACATTAGCGTGGTGGAGAGAACGAAGGAAATCGGGAT
This genomic stretch from Peribacillus muralis harbors:
- a CDS encoding ABC transporter ATP-binding protein/permease: MMSYIQVTHTNKSYKLGMKEKVQVLHDVNISFQKGEFVSILGESGSGKSTLMNIIGGMDRDFEGDVSVDGKKLGQMKEKEIDDYRKLKIGFIFQSFNLISHLSVLENVMMTMQMTNRPRSEQLAKAKQILTELGLEKHLDKRPNQLSGGQKQRVAIARALSNDPDIILADEPTGALDKKNSAQIMELLDGIAKKGKLVITVTHSQKVANYGSRIITMDDGRVVKDEQLKDAYPANERTEQTKTKSLGLPAAIKMAAKNVRLNSKRNVLVSFGGAIGILSVILMLGLGSGVTKYINDEISSSLNPNVIQATKAPEQGKEESKQTPLPNPIQETEPITAKDLEKAKRIKHVKSVDQVFTLTLSSSINYNKGSADIVSFQTMNSAVKESDLIDGKLPKKGEILLSDTLAKKLSDSPKSLIGKKATFYVKTKDQKDRPVVLEKETTVSGLIKGQMNQDTAYTTYDTIEDMYESKELQVSASQLDVTVDDEKNVDNVQATMEKKGFTSTGVGSILNQVTTYLNLATALLAGVAGISLLVSSIMIIVVLYISVVERTKEIGILRAVGARKKDIKRIFFAEAAILGAASGLIGVVIAALIGFLGNNVMERMFDARIINIGVGYMVIGVVIAVAISIIAALFPAAKAAKLDPMESLRYE
- a CDS encoding 3' terminal RNA ribose 2'-O-methyltransferase Hen1, producing the protein MQLTIMATGDNVKAISYLLSKNPNNLYERNHKGHLVRLFYSKCSETELEATIFVTPDPLELVKSDANSYDITHYINDREFAVSSIFCSLIRSALGTALNGQPKEDYAEWVTHPFAFQFDFGPVVSALSDKQLCDLFGPIGYEVTITRPEIQYSFDMKEKSSARFISLKGLKTLQEGLRHLFVLIPVIDDYKHYYIDEKEIEKLERYGEGWLEKHPMRDFIYRQSLRFKEVYSIVENKKPEKMKAEKESKVRLNDLRYEKIVDAVRDMNARSVVDFGSGEGKLSVRLGFVEGIKEILAVEPSQSASLKALGRFDKVKDKETFVVPETLWGSLFYYDDRLKNKDAIILCEVIEHIDEHRLPKVMDTILHDYQPKALILTTPNQEYNEVYDMDDVLRHADHRFEWTRAEFQQWCAARNHRGHYDLRFEGIGEEHATQGCPTQMCVFERKVDE